One window of Fusobacterium polymorphum genomic DNA carries:
- a CDS encoding DUF5105 domain-containing protein encodes MKKIFHYIILACMFLMLVACGKKDSEKAFDEKVKEVKEQVTKNGEEGLESTKLLAKLFNKATYKVNKVEENGDSAQLDVTVKAVNLGRYMDELSAHLQNTASAEPTEEELNKIAVEYFTELLKNEKDLEYSESNVQIQMTKIDGKWEIENAADFYIALYGGQGQVSDLPAQN; translated from the coding sequence ATGAAAAAAATATTTCATTATATAATACTAGCATGTATGTTTTTAATGTTAGTAGCTTGTGGAAAGAAAGATTCTGAAAAAGCTTTTGATGAAAAAGTTAAAGAAGTTAAAGAACAAGTTACTAAAAATGGGGAAGAAGGTCTAGAAAGTACAAAATTATTAGCTAAACTATTCAATAAAGCAACATATAAAGTTAATAAAGTTGAAGAAAATGGGGATAGTGCTCAATTAGATGTAACTGTAAAAGCAGTAAATTTAGGTAGATATATGGATGAATTATCGGCTCATTTGCAAAATACTGCAAGTGCTGAACCAACAGAAGAAGAACTTAATAAAATAGCTGTTGAATATTTCACTGAATTATTAAAAAATGAAAAAGATTTAGAATATTCTGAATCAAATGTTCAAATTCAAATGACAAAGATAGATGGAAAATGGGAAATTGAAAATGCAGCAGATTTCTATATAGCACTTTATGGTGGACAAGGGCAAGTAAGTGATTTACCAGCTCAAAATTAA
- a CDS encoding lipoprotein: MKKIFRYLVLSFALLMLVACGKPDSQKAFEERFKEFNSVLTKQMEGADEGSKKMAEIISKATYKVNKVEEKGDNSELNVTVKAVNLEKYVNEYIAAATEKYGENVPADKQEEFNQFSVDFFTNVLNDKNLEYVETEVNVQMQKSQEGWVITNPNDLVSATLGGAGSLIGL, encoded by the coding sequence ATGAAAAAAATTTTTCGTTATCTAGTTTTAAGTTTTGCATTATTGATGTTAGTGGCTTGTGGAAAACCAGATTCACAAAAAGCATTTGAGGAAAGATTTAAGGAATTCAATTCTGTATTAACTAAACAAATGGAAGGTGCTGATGAAGGTTCAAAAAAAATGGCAGAAATAATCAGCAAAGCAACATACAAAGTTAATAAGGTTGAAGAAAAAGGTGATAATTCTGAATTAAATGTAACTGTAAAAGCAGTGAATTTGGAGAAATATGTAAATGAATATATAGCAGCAGCTACAGAAAAATATGGGGAAAATGTACCAGCTGACAAACAGGAAGAATTTAATCAATTTTCTGTTGATTTTTTTACAAATGTGCTAAATGATAAAAATTTAGAATATGTTGAAACAGAAGTAAATGTACAAATGCAAAAATCTCAAGAAGGTTGGGTAATAACAAATCCTAATGATTTAGTATCAGCAACTTTAGGTGGAGCTGGAAGTTTAATAGGTTTATAA